A single window of Jaculus jaculus isolate mJacJac1 chromosome 14, mJacJac1.mat.Y.cur, whole genome shotgun sequence DNA harbors:
- the Irf3 gene encoding interferon regulatory factor 3, translating to MATSTPRAGAHTEGRNMGNQKPRILPWLVWQLDQGQLEGVSWLDPSRKRFRIPWKHGLRQDTQMEDFGIFRAWAEASGAYIPGRDKPDLSTWKRNFRSALNRKEGLRLVDDRSKDPYDPHKVYEFVSSGAGDFVQLDSSPETNGGSSISDAQGDLLELLDDMSLAPLPGKGPSGLAVTPECSQPLLSPNLDSLPNMVPQDNPLRQLLVAEEQQWEFEVTAFYRGRHVFQQTIFCPGGLRLVGCEASDRTLRWQPVILPDPGLSLTDGPVRNCVRRVLDCLGKGLALWRVGQHLWARRLGHSHSYWAIGEELLPDSGRGPDGEVPKDKDGEVFDLGPFVADLIAFMEGSGRSPRYTLWFCVGEPWPQDQPWVKRLVMVKVVPTCLRALLDMARVGGASSLENTVDLHISNSQPLSLTSDQYKAYLLDLVEDMDLQVTGED from the exons ATGGCCACCAGCACCCCGCGCGCTGGCGCTCACACCGAAG GCCGAAAcatgggaaaccaaaagccacGGATCTTGCCCTGGCTGGTGTGGCAGCTGGACCAGGGACAGCTGGAAGGCGTGTCCTGGCTGGATCCAAGTCGCAAGCGCTTTCGCATCCCTTGGAAACATGGCCTGCGGCAGGACACTCAGATGGAAGACTTCGGCATCTTCCGG GCCTGGGCCGAGGCCAGTGGTGCCTACATTCCAGGAAGGGATAAGCCTGATCTGTCAACCTGGAAGAGGAATTTCCGATCTGCCTTGAACCGGAAGGAAGGGTTACGTTTAGTCGATGACCGGAGCAAGGACCCTTATGACCCTCATAAGGTGTATGAGTTTGTGTCCTCAG GAGCAGGGGACTTTGTGCAGCTGGATTCCTCTCCTGAAACCAATGGTGGAAGTAGTATCTCTGATGCCCAG GGAGACCTCTTGGAGTTACTGGATGACATGTCCTTAGCCCCCCTCCCTGGCAAAGGGCCCTCGGGCCTGGCTGTCACTCCTGAATGCTCTCAGCCCTTGTTGAGCCCCAACTTGGACAGCCTCCCAAACATGGTACCTCAAGACAACCCTCTGAGGCAGCTGCTGGTGGCTGAGGAACAGC AGTGGGAGTTCGAGGTGACAGCCTTCTACCGAGGACGCCATGTCTTCCAGCAGACCATCTTCTGCCCAGGGGGCCTGCGACTAGTGGGCTGTGAGGCTAGCGACAGGACACTGCGCTGGCAGCCAGTAATACTGCCGGACCCCGGACTATCCTTGACAGATGGCCCTGTGAGGAACTGCGTGAGGCGTGTGCTGGACTGCCTAGGCAAGGGTCTGGCCCTGTGGCGGGTAGGACAGCATCTCTGGGCCCGGAGGCTAGGGCACTCCCATTCCTATTGGGCCATAGGTGAGGAGCTCCTCCCAGACAGCGGCCGTGGACCTGATGGAGAGGTCCCCAAGGACAAGGATGGAGAAGTATTTGACCTGGGGCCCTTTGTAGCAG ATCTTATTGCCTTCATGGAAGGAAGTGGACGCTCCCCACGCTACACCCTGTGGTTCTGTGTAGGGGAGCCATGGCCCCAGGACCAGCCATGGGTCAAGAGGCTCGTGATGGTCAAG GTGGTTCCCACCTGCCTCAGGGCTCTGTTGGACATGGCCCGGGTTGGGGGAGCTTCCTCCCTGGAGAACACTGTGGACCTACATATTTCAAACAGCCAGCCCCTGTCCCTCACGTCTGACCAGTACAAGGCCTACCTCCTGGATCTGGTGGAGGATATGGACTTGCAGGTCACTGGGGAGGACTGA